From a region of the Bacillota bacterium genome:
- a CDS encoding ATP-binding cassette domain-containing protein, with amino-acid sequence MLEVREMEVSYGEFLALKGVSFSVKEGELVTIIGANGAGKSTTLRAIMGLVRCRKGEILFYGNPLTETSAHERAQLGISMVPEGRRIFPELTVLENLLMGAYLIADRRVIQKNLERVFGIFPILKERRNQMGKTLSGQVLASSPFCVSNPTGTRCILWHM; translated from the coding sequence ATGTTAGAAGTTCGAGAAATGGAAGTCTCTTATGGTGAGTTTTTGGCCCTCAAAGGGGTGAGCTTTTCGGTTAAAGAGGGGGAGTTGGTCACCATTATCGGAGCCAATGGGGCCGGAAAAAGTACGACCCTCAGGGCAATTATGGGTCTGGTGAGATGTCGAAAGGGAGAAATCCTTTTTTATGGGAACCCCTTGACTGAAACTTCTGCTCATGAAAGGGCCCAGTTAGGAATAAGCATGGTTCCCGAAGGCCGAAGGATTTTCCCTGAGCTTACCGTTTTGGAAAACCTCTTGATGGGCGCCTATCTTATTGCCGACCGTAGAGTGATTCAAAAAAATTTAGAGAGAGTTTTTGGAATTTTTCCGATCCTGAAAGAGAGACGGAATCAGATGGGCAAGACCCTGAGCGGCCAGGTCCTTGCGAGTTCGCCATTTTGCGTCAGCAACCCGACGGGAACGCGCTGTATATTATGGCACATGTGA
- a CDS encoding ABC transporter ATP-binding protein, with amino-acid sequence MLLEVKNLSKEFDGLRALDRVSFSAEEGEILGIIGPNGAGKTTLFNLISGIYSPSGGEIFFQGRSLLRLKHHQISRLGVGRTFQIVRPFLNLDVETNILVASGHRFYPNLLNSIAPFRKGEILEEVRRLIERTGLQPYAHQLTKTLPLGIKKRVEIARALALHPRLLLLDEPSGGLRFEESIQLMDLIRQIAEEGIGVLLIEHNMHVVMDLCRRIVVLDHGSKIAEGPPEEIRSNPRVVEAYLGKEG; translated from the coding sequence GTGCTTCTTGAAGTGAAGAATCTAAGTAAAGAGTTTGATGGACTTCGGGCCCTGGATCGGGTTAGTTTTTCCGCTGAAGAAGGAGAGATCCTGGGGATCATCGGTCCCAATGGAGCAGGAAAGACAACCCTCTTCAATCTCATCTCCGGAATCTATTCTCCATCAGGTGGGGAAATATTTTTTCAAGGAAGGTCCCTTCTCCGTTTAAAACACCATCAAATCAGTCGATTAGGAGTGGGTAGAACGTTTCAGATCGTTAGGCCCTTCTTAAATTTGGATGTGGAGACGAATATTCTGGTAGCCTCAGGACATCGTTTTTATCCAAATCTATTGAATTCGATAGCACCCTTTCGAAAGGGTGAGATTTTGGAGGAAGTAAGAAGACTGATTGAAAGAACAGGGCTTCAACCCTATGCTCATCAATTGACCAAAACCCTACCCTTGGGGATTAAAAAGAGAGTCGAGATTGCAAGGGCCCTGGCCCTTCATCCCCGTCTCCTTCTCCTGGATGAACCATCGGGGGGGCTTCGGTTTGAAGAATCGATTCAATTGATGGACCTTATTCGGCAAATCGCCGAAGAGGGGATTGGAGTTCTTTTGATCGAACATAATATGCATGTCGTGATGGATCTATGCCGGAGGATTGTGGTTCTGGATCATGGTTCAAAGATTGCTGAAGGGCCTCCAGAAGAGATCCGTTCTAATCCCCGTGTGGTTGAAGCCTACCTCGGGAAGGAAGGTTAG